The following are from one region of the bacterium genome:
- a CDS encoding GWxTD domain-containing protein: MRTIKILLLLIGLNASILWAMGTRPSETGQSFGLSQGAVRFYYQVTQFQTPEGTRAEISYSLPYDQVQFVAQGGQFKAAYSFSVIVMDANGGQVAGDSWERQLTVDKYQELQKGNYLVCDTFSLKVIPGKYKLLIICTDNNSERRGEADIKIEIRNIPPGRLAISGLRFQKMQDEVLIPWPKRQYGDGNGDISLFYRIYSGQPESLQASYSLTRFGSAMAAWSLKETMGPSGDQGITKSIRSDSLLTGSYVLRLEVQQSGQSAVSGESLFVRNSKFITAKDYREQIDQLEYISTGRELDSLRKASPALRETLLMRFWQLRDPDTSTSVNEFRDSYYDRVNYANEQFGSVFKSGWKSDMGLVYILFGLADEIERHPFELEYPAYEIWYYYSDGRRYVFMDRKGIGDYELIYPKRERVK; encoded by the coding sequence ATGAGAACAATAAAGATCCTACTTCTTTTGATCGGCTTGAATGCTTCGATCCTGTGGGCCATGGGAACAAGGCCCTCGGAGACTGGACAGAGTTTCGGCCTCAGCCAGGGCGCGGTCAGATTTTATTATCAGGTCACCCAGTTCCAGACGCCGGAAGGGACCCGGGCAGAGATCTCATATTCCCTGCCGTACGACCAGGTCCAGTTCGTGGCCCAAGGCGGTCAATTCAAGGCGGCCTACAGTTTTTCGGTGATCGTGATGGATGCCAACGGAGGCCAGGTGGCCGGTGATTCCTGGGAAAGGCAACTGACGGTTGATAAATACCAGGAACTGCAGAAGGGCAACTATCTGGTTTGCGATACTTTCAGCCTGAAGGTCATCCCCGGGAAATATAAATTACTGATCATCTGCACCGACAACAATTCGGAACGCCGGGGTGAAGCTGACATTAAAATTGAAATACGGAACATTCCGCCGGGAAGGCTGGCGATCAGCGGACTGCGGTTCCAAAAAATGCAGGATGAAGTATTGATCCCCTGGCCTAAAAGGCAGTACGGGGACGGCAACGGCGACATCAGCCTGTTCTACCGGATTTATTCAGGCCAGCCGGAGTCGCTCCAGGCCAGCTACAGTCTGACCCGTTTCGGCTCCGCCATGGCCGCCTGGTCTTTAAAGGAAACAATGGGGCCGTCCGGAGACCAGGGAATAACCAAGAGCATAAGGTCCGACAGCCTTTTAACCGGAAGTTATGTCCTGAGACTTGAAGTCCAGCAATCGGGACAATCTGCTGTGTCCGGTGAGTCACTTTTCGTCCGCAATTCAAAATTCATAACTGCCAAAGATTACCGGGAGCAGATAGATCAGCTGGAATATATCTCGACCGGGCGGGAACTGGACTCGCTGCGAAAGGCTTCGCCTGCCTTAAGAGAAACGCTGTTGATGCGTTTTTGGCAATTGCGGGACCCTGATACTAGCACCTCGGTCAATGAATTTCGCGACAGCTACTATGACCGGGTGAATTATGCCAACGAACAGTTTGGTTCTGTCTTCAAGTCCGGCTGGAAAAGCGACATGGGCCTGGTCTATATTCTTTTCGGCCTGGCGGATGAGATCGAACGGCATCCCTTTGAACTGGAATATCCGGCCTATGAGATCTGGTACTACTATTCCGACGGACGCCGGTATGTTTTCATGGACCGCAAAGGCATAGGAGATTACGAATTGATCTATCCAAAAAGAGAGAGGGTAAAATGA